Below is a window of Desulfomonile tiedjei DNA.
CGGCAGCGCTTGGTTCGTGAGGCAATCCATTAAAACGGGCAGCGATTTTATCTCAAAGTTAGTAAGACGCGGAGGGCCTCAAAGATGAAACCCTCCGCGCCCGGATTTGCGAGCAACTCGATCTTATTTGTTGCGCATTCTTCTCAGCTTTTTGAGCAGGCGTTTTCTGGCCGCCATCGCCTTTCGCTTCTTTTTGACGCTCGGTTTTTCATAAGCACGGCGCTTCTTTGTCTCTGTCAGCACGCCGGACTTTTGTACCTGTTTCTTGAATCTTCTCAGTGCATTTTCAAAAGGTTCGTCTTCCTTGACATAGATTCCCGGCATTCCGGTCGCTCTCCTTTCAGAACGGTCTTGTACGGGGATTCTTCAGCGCATCTTTTGGGGCGGATATGCATCATTCCGCAAACGCATTTATCCGCGGCGCTCCCCTGTACGCGTCTATGGTGGCTCTCATAGCGCGAGCCATATGTTCTAAAGCAATTGGCCGCACCCGTTATCAGTGGTAACAGGTGCTCATTGAATATGTGATATCGAATAGGTTGGTCTTACGTGGAGGTATCAAATCCCTTCTACCAAGCGTCTCCTGGCCGGATCGCCATTTTCACGGGGAAACGCTCGTCAGAATTGGTCCGGAACGAGACTTTCGGTTCCGCTCAAGAGCGCGGGAGCCTTAGTCTCATTCCAATCCCTTATTATAAACATAGAGTCCGGCGGGTCAAGAGAAATTCGGTGCTCTTCATAAAAGGCTTGCGTTCGCGATGCCCCCGTGCTATAAAAGAAAGTTCAGATATTTCGGAACCGCCTTATTCCCCCCACCCAATCGGACGCCAGGCAATCGTCTGAGATCAGCGTTTCCTAACACGCGTGGGGTTCCCACACCGCGTAAGTGCGCGGGCCCGCCGCCGGCTCAATCGGCGACATAAATCTTAGAACTGAGGAGTAGTTGACTCCATGACTATCCAATATTTTGCGAATCTTCGTGACCTTAACCGCTTCCTCAAAACCACGCCTGTGGACCTTCCCCCCTCCCGATTAAACGAAATAAAGACTCGAGCCAAAAAGAAGAAAGCTTCCAGCTTCATGGTGTGGGTCAATCCTTCCGGCCATGTGATCGACCTGTCCATGCGAGTTTGACGCACTACCGGCCCTGAAGGCGCGGTGTGGCCCGCTCCTTGATGCCCATTCGTTGCCGTAGAAGTGAGCAAGGCGGGCTACCAAGCCTCAGCCCCCTGCGCATCAGAGTGGGGATCTGGGCCCTTGCCGCCGGTGGATTATGCTCCGCGTTCGGTTGCGAATCGGTGTGAGGATATCTTCTAGCCCCATAGGCGTATGGCCTCAGTCGGGCATTTTTTGTGGCATTCCAGGCAGGAAATGCATTCTTCCGCGCGTTTGTCGTACACGCCGAATTGCTCCGTGCCGCGTTGCGTCTCCATTGGGCAGACCTTGTGGCAAGTCCCGCAATCTATACAGTCGGATGTCCGTTCGGGGAAGACCGCGGCAAAGCGGTTGAAAACCGACAGACAAGCGCCAAGAGGGCAAATTACCTTGCAAAAGAAACGCCGATGCCCCATGGCCATTATGACGATCGCAAACAATATGGCCAGACGCACGGAAAGGGAGACCACGTCCGCGGAGCCTCTCATAACCGCCCAGGGTATGGCGGATTCAATGGTTGCCACCGGGCACAGGCGGCAGAAATAGATGGGTGATTCCGGCGCCCAAAAAACAGGAACAGCTACCACCAGCCCCACGAACACACCGTACTTGATGAACCTGGTCCAGCGCGGAACCGAGAACCTTACATAGGGGACCTTGTACAAAAGCTCCTGCACAAAGCCGAAAGGGCAGGCCCATCCGCACAGAAGCCGGCCTGCAAGGAGCCCTGCCAAAGCTATCCCGCCTATGACGCTGAGAGGAACGATGCCCACTGACGCACACTGACCTATCACGCCGAGAGGACACGCGAAAATTGACACAGGACATGAGTGGCAATTCAGCACCGGGAAACAGATGAAATGCCACTTCACCAAGCCTATGTTGAACAAGGCCGCCATGGCAAGTTGAACTTTTAGTCTGAGCTTTTCCAACACATGTTCCTTTGATGAGGAAATCGCATGGGCCATCCTCTTGTGAAAACCCCGCCGGACCTGGGGTCCCCGCGTCCAGCGAGCTGTTCAGAAGAGGATTTCCTCGTAGGTCCCTTGTTCAAAAGCTTCGGCAACGGATTTTCTGCTCACGGACCCGCAAACTGCGGTTCGAGGCTAGAGTCACGTCGGACAAGGAAGACGACCCTTCAAGGAATTGAGATCCGGGTAATTGGAAATCAGACGACCGTCCTTGTACCTGCTGATCCCCGAAAACGTCTGGGCATTGACGACTTCCGGCTCTGTGAATTGCTGTGATTGAACCGTCAACTGTCCCTGTTGCTGATCATATCCCGGTATTTTAATTGCGATTCCCACATCCTTCAACTTGTCGAACTTCTCCAGGTTGTCATAAACCACGAACTTGCGGAAAAAACCGCCGTACACAATTGCGGCTAAACTCATGGCGAGCAGTATTCCGAACAGGATTTTGCGGACCATAATGAACCGTCTCTCACGTCAAGGCGACTTGCGCCCGGATCTGCGTTCCATCCACTGCCAACGGATAGAATCGGTTTCTTCGACCTCTTTGCTAACAAATTATATACCAATTTACGT
It encodes the following:
- a CDS encoding 30S ribosomal protein S21; amino-acid sequence: MPGIYVKEDEPFENALRRFKKQVQKSGVLTETKKRRAYEKPSVKKKRKAMAARKRLLKKLRRMRNK
- a CDS encoding 4Fe-4S binding protein — encoded protein: MEKLRLKVQLAMAALFNIGLVKWHFICFPVLNCHSCPVSIFACPLGVIGQCASVGIVPLSVIGGIALAGLLAGRLLCGWACPFGFVQELLYKVPYVRFSVPRWTRFIKYGVFVGLVVAVPVFWAPESPIYFCRLCPVATIESAIPWAVMRGSADVVSLSVRLAILFAIVIMAMGHRRFFCKVICPLGACLSVFNRFAAVFPERTSDCIDCGTCHKVCPMETQRGTEQFGVYDKRAEECISCLECHKKCPTEAIRLWG